A single genomic interval of Lacrimispora sphenoides JCM 1415 harbors:
- the cysS gene encoding cysteine--tRNA ligase, which yields MKIYNTLSRQKEEFASLEPGKVRMYVCGPTVYNYIHIGNARPIIVFDTVRRYFEYKGYEVNFVSNFTDIDDKIIKKAIEEGVDADTISKRYIEECKKDMEGLNVKPATRSPLATEEICGMLEMIQKLVASGHAYASKDGTVYFRTSSFEEYGKLSHKNLDDLQSGFREIKVTGEDGKEDPTDFVLWKPKKEGEPYWESPWCEGRPGWHIECSVMSRKYLGDQIDIHAGGEDLIFPHHENEIAQSEAANGKEFAKYWMHNGFLNIDNKKMSKSLGNFFTVREISEKYDLQVLRFFMLSAHYRSPINFSAELMESSKNGLDRILTAVGKLKDLEASAKTEKLLDHEDKNAVQELVSKYEAAMDDDFNTADAISAVFELVKLSNSTTDENSSKEYVDYLKETIVRLCDVLGIITEKEEEILDDEIEAMIAGRQQARKDKNFALADEIRGKLLEKGIVLEDTREGVKWKRI from the coding sequence ATGAAAATTTATAATACATTATCCAGACAAAAGGAAGAATTCGCTTCCCTGGAACCTGGAAAGGTTCGGATGTATGTATGCGGACCAACCGTTTACAATTACATTCACATTGGAAATGCAAGACCCATCATCGTGTTTGATACGGTCCGGAGATATTTTGAATATAAGGGATATGAAGTTAACTTTGTTTCAAACTTTACCGATATAGATGATAAGATCATTAAAAAAGCCATTGAAGAGGGCGTGGATGCAGACACCATTTCCAAGCGTTATATTGAGGAATGCAAAAAGGATATGGAAGGGCTGAATGTAAAGCCGGCAACCAGAAGCCCGCTGGCTACAGAGGAAATATGCGGCATGCTGGAAATGATCCAAAAGCTTGTTGCCTCCGGTCATGCCTATGCGTCAAAAGACGGAACGGTTTATTTCCGTACCAGTTCCTTTGAGGAATATGGAAAGCTGTCCCATAAGAATCTGGATGATCTGCAGTCAGGTTTCCGTGAAATCAAGGTGACCGGTGAAGACGGAAAAGAGGATCCCACCGATTTCGTGCTCTGGAAGCCGAAAAAGGAAGGAGAGCCTTACTGGGAATCCCCATGGTGCGAAGGACGGCCTGGCTGGCATATTGAGTGCTCCGTAATGTCCAGGAAATATCTTGGAGATCAGATCGATATCCATGCAGGTGGAGAAGACTTAATCTTTCCCCATCATGAGAACGAGATCGCACAGAGTGAAGCAGCGAATGGAAAAGAATTCGCTAAATACTGGATGCACAATGGTTTCTTAAATATTGACAATAAAAAGATGTCCAAGTCTCTGGGTAATTTTTTCACGGTCAGGGAAATCAGTGAGAAATACGATTTACAGGTGCTGCGCTTCTTCATGCTGAGTGCTCATTACAGAAGCCCTATTAATTTCAGCGCCGAATTGATGGAGTCATCAAAGAACGGATTAGATAGAATTTTAACTGCAGTCGGTAAATTAAAGGATCTGGAAGCTTCTGCGAAGACAGAAAAACTTCTTGATCATGAGGATAAAAATGCCGTACAGGAGTTGGTTTCCAAATATGAGGCAGCCATGGATGATGACTTTAACACGGCAGATGCCATTTCTGCTGTTTTTGAGCTGGTAAAATTAAGCAATTCCACCACAGATGAAAACAGCTCGAAAGAATATGTGGATTATTTAAAGGAAACCATTGTAAGACTGTGCGATGTTCTTGGAATCATTACGGAAAAGGAAGAAGAGATCCTGGATGATGAAATCGAAGCCATGATCGCAGGCAGGCAGCAGGCCAGAAAAGACAAGAATTTCGCCCTTGCCGATGAAATCCGCGGAAAGCTTTTAGAAAAGGGGATCGTTCTGGAGGACACCAGGGAAGGTGTGAAATGGAAGAGAATATAA
- a CDS encoding Mini-ribonuclease 3, whose protein sequence is MEENITSVAAFSDFFKDTLKLKEVDVKTYSPLALAYIGDAVYELIVRTKVMNHGSTQVNNMHKKSARLVNAGAQAEIIRRLLEDEDLTPEEVATYKRGRNAKSVTTAKHATVADYRTATGFEALCGYLYLNGNLDRLITLVGKGLERIGELE, encoded by the coding sequence ATGGAAGAGAATATAACATCAGTGGCAGCGTTTTCTGATTTTTTTAAGGATACGTTAAAACTAAAAGAAGTAGATGTGAAAACCTATTCCCCACTGGCATTGGCATATATCGGAGATGCAGTTTATGAACTGATCGTACGTACGAAGGTGATGAACCATGGAAGCACTCAGGTGAATAATATGCATAAGAAGAGTGCGAGGCTGGTAAACGCAGGAGCGCAGGCAGAGATCATCCGCCGGCTTCTTGAAGACGAGGACTTAACTCCGGAAGAGGTGGCAACATACAAACGGGGACGCAATGCCAAGTCTGTGACAACCGCGAAACACGCAACTGTTGCCGATTACAGGACTGCAACCGGATTTGAGGCCCTGTGTGGTTATCTGTATTTAAACGGCAATTTAGACCGTCTGATCACCCTGGTAGGCAAAGGACTTGAACGAATAGGAGAACTGGAATGA
- the rlmB gene encoding 23S rRNA (guanosine(2251)-2'-O)-methyltransferase RlmB: MIEEFTIEGRNAVLEAFRSGKTIDKLYVQKGVQDGPIQSIIREAKKKDTIINFVERERLDQMSEEGHHQGVIAHAAAYEYAEVEDILKAAEEKGEPPFLFLLDGIEDPHNLGAIIRTANLAGAHGVIIPKRRAVGLTATVAKTSAGALNYTPVAKVTNLTATMEELKKKGMWFVCADMDGELMYRLDLKGPIGLVIGSEGSGVGKLVKETCDMVASIPMKGDIDSLNASVAAGVLAYEIVRQRLG; this comes from the coding sequence ATGATAGAGGAATTTACCATAGAAGGAAGGAATGCGGTATTAGAAGCATTCCGCTCCGGAAAAACCATTGATAAGCTGTATGTACAAAAGGGAGTCCAGGATGGCCCCATCCAGTCCATTATCAGGGAAGCGAAAAAGAAAGACACCATCATTAATTTTGTAGAAAGAGAACGCCTGGACCAGATGTCCGAGGAAGGGCATCACCAGGGCGTTATTGCCCATGCTGCGGCTTATGAATACGCAGAGGTTGAAGATATACTTAAGGCAGCCGAAGAAAAGGGAGAACCTCCCTTCCTCTTTCTGCTGGACGGAATTGAAGACCCTCACAATCTGGGAGCGATCATCCGTACGGCAAATTTAGCAGGAGCCCATGGGGTTATCATCCCTAAGCGCCGGGCCGTTGGTCTTACGGCAACGGTTGCAAAGACTTCTGCCGGGGCGCTTAATTATACGCCTGTGGCTAAGGTTACCAATCTCACGGCTACCATGGAAGAATTAAAGAAAAAAGGGATGTGGTTTGTCTGTGCAGATATGGATGGAGAACTCATGTACCGTCTTGATTTAAAGGGACCGATCGGCCTTGTGATCGGCAGCGAAGGAAGCGGCGTGGGAAAATTGGTCAAAGAAACCTGTGACATGGTGGCATCCATACCCATGAAAGGGGATATTGATTCTCTCAACGCTTCCGTGGCAGCAGGTGTACTGGCCTATGAGATCGTAAGACAACGTTTGGGATAA
- a CDS encoding transglutaminase-like domain-containing protein, with protein sequence MKKNGTAMVAACAAILFTFSGFVSAGDIAAADSIEESIEWKTVVSIGDEAVPLYSKPSGSKVKIPQAPGTVTYGNGTALVDASNASHGYVMVQYSGNSTKIKVQVIKNGGETYSYDLNARSAYEVFPLTEGNGKYTVRVLEQVQGNQYAIKSSSDINVTLADQFEPFLYPNQYVNFSAGSAVVKKGEELAASAPDAIGVVTNVYNFVVKNFTYDTALASSVQSGYLPDVDQVLSQKKGICFDYAAVMTAMLRSQDIPTKLVVGYTGSLYHAWVNVYIEGQGWVDNIIYFDGYDWKLMDPTFASSGGSDPSIQQYITNSSNYKAKYTY encoded by the coding sequence ATAAAAAAGAATGGTACGGCTATGGTGGCTGCCTGTGCAGCGATTCTGTTTACTTTCAGCGGATTTGTTTCAGCTGGTGATATTGCTGCGGCGGACAGCATAGAAGAAAGTATTGAGTGGAAGACTGTAGTAAGCATTGGGGATGAAGCAGTTCCTCTTTATTCAAAGCCTTCCGGGAGCAAAGTGAAGATCCCTCAGGCTCCGGGAACGGTTACCTATGGAAATGGTACAGCACTGGTAGATGCGTCCAACGCCAGTCATGGCTATGTGATGGTCCAGTATAGCGGAAATTCAACCAAGATAAAAGTCCAGGTAATTAAAAACGGAGGAGAGACTTATTCCTATGATTTAAATGCCAGATCTGCCTATGAGGTATTTCCTCTGACAGAAGGAAACGGAAAATATACGGTCCGGGTTTTAGAGCAGGTACAGGGGAACCAGTACGCCATAAAATCCAGCAGTGATATCAATGTAACACTTGCAGACCAGTTTGAACCGTTCCTTTACCCCAATCAATATGTGAATTTTTCCGCCGGAAGTGCCGTGGTGAAAAAGGGGGAGGAGCTTGCAGCTTCTGCACCTGATGCCATTGGCGTAGTCACTAATGTTTATAATTTTGTTGTAAAGAATTTTACCTATGATACGGCACTGGCAAGCTCTGTCCAGTCCGGCTATCTGCCTGATGTGGATCAGGTGCTGTCTCAGAAAAAGGGAATTTGTTTTGACTATGCGGCAGTTATGACTGCCATGCTGCGTTCCCAGGATATCCCAACAAAACTTGTGGTGGGTTATACAGGCAGCCTGTATCATGCCTGGGTCAATGTTTATATTGAAGGCCAGGGCTGGGTGGATAATATCATCTATTTTGACGGATATGACTGGAAGCTTATGGACCCGACGTTTGCATCCTCCGGAGGCAGTGATCCGTCCATACAGCAATATATCACAAACAGCTCCAATTATAAGGCGAAATATACATACTAA
- a CDS encoding type II secretion system F family protein, protein MKMKAKKRYSARELSAFCLQISILLHAAIPLDEGLSVMAEDSVWEEEKQILKQMAEEAELGVPFSKVLENTGLYPAYVIRMSKLGEETGTLDQIMESLAGYYEKEHILMKNIRNAVTYPIIMIFMLLVVLLVLFTRVMPIFEQVYQQLGAEMSPVSLAATRLGGVFCAVALVLGILMAFAAALVWLLGRKGKKLLVAERLIQWIKKRSRMALAISNRRFTAVLALTLHSGLELEKGMELAEQLVENQTVEEKIRHCAKELEAGTDYYTAMKNTGLFNGFYAQMIKVGTRSGQLDRVMEEISRSYEDEADTTMEHMVSRFEPTVVAVLAIAVGLVLLSVMLPLVSVLSAIG, encoded by the coding sequence ATGAAAATGAAAGCGAAAAAGCGATATTCCGCAAGGGAACTTTCCGCTTTCTGCCTTCAAATATCAATTCTACTCCATGCTGCAATCCCTCTTGATGAGGGATTGTCTGTTATGGCGGAGGATTCTGTATGGGAGGAAGAGAAACAAATTCTTAAGCAAATGGCAGAAGAGGCTGAGCTAGGGGTTCCTTTCTCAAAAGTACTGGAGAATACAGGCCTTTATCCAGCCTATGTGATCCGGATGTCAAAGCTGGGGGAGGAGACAGGGACACTGGACCAGATCATGGAATCCTTGGCCGGATATTATGAAAAAGAGCATATCCTTATGAAAAACATCAGGAATGCAGTTACTTACCCTATCATCATGATTTTTATGCTTCTGGTGGTTCTTCTGGTTTTATTCACCAGGGTTATGCCCATATTTGAACAAGTATACCAACAGCTGGGGGCAGAGATGTCGCCGGTTTCTCTTGCTGCAACAAGGCTTGGAGGCGTATTCTGTGCAGTTGCCCTGGTTCTTGGGATCCTTATGGCTTTTGCAGCTGCCCTGGTATGGCTTCTTGGCAGGAAAGGGAAAAAGCTTTTGGTTGCGGAACGGCTGATCCAGTGGATTAAAAAAAGAAGCCGCATGGCTCTTGCAATATCCAACCGGCGTTTTACTGCAGTCCTAGCACTGACTCTTCACAGCGGATTAGAGCTGGAAAAGGGGATGGAGCTGGCAGAGCAGCTGGTTGAGAATCAGACAGTGGAAGAAAAGATCAGACATTGTGCGAAAGAGCTTGAAGCTGGAACAGACTATTATACCGCCATGAAGAATACCGGGCTGTTTAACGGCTTCTATGCACAGATGATAAAAGTAGGAACCAGAAGCGGCCAGCTGGACCGGGTCATGGAGGAAATCTCCAGAAGCTATGAAGATGAAGCGGATACGACCATGGAACATATGGTCAGCCGGTTTGAACCTACGGTGGTGGCAGTGCTTGCCATTGCGGTGGGACTGGTGCTTTTGTCTGTCATGCTTCCTCTTGTCAGTGTCTTGTCGGCGATCGGATAG
- a CDS encoding DUF4860 domain-containing protein, protein MSGKEYQRGQMANALFTILLFLVFVLCALFSVLIGGKVFENINARAENTYQKDVALSYIANKVRQGDEAGRVTLTEMSGTTVLKLEQEIQDSVYVTLIYYQDGRLWELFTDEESGLGVGDGNEILECSPVSMEMDGRLLHIKTEMEGGDRIWLSLRSGGAVHE, encoded by the coding sequence GTGAGCGGAAAAGAATACCAGAGAGGCCAGATGGCCAATGCTCTGTTTACCATACTGCTGTTCCTTGTATTTGTGCTCTGCGCTTTATTCTCGGTGCTCATCGGAGGCAAAGTCTTTGAGAACATCAATGCCAGAGCAGAGAATACCTACCAAAAGGATGTAGCCTTAAGTTACATAGCCAACAAAGTGAGGCAGGGGGATGAAGCCGGCAGGGTAACTCTGACAGAGATGTCAGGAACCACTGTCCTTAAGCTGGAACAGGAGATACAGGATTCGGTATATGTGACCCTTATTTATTACCAGGATGGCAGGCTGTGGGAGCTTTTTACAGACGAAGAAAGCGGCCTGGGAGTAGGAGACGGGAATGAGATTCTGGAATGCAGCCCGGTTTCCATGGAAATGGATGGCAGGCTTCTGCATATAAAAACGGAGATGGAAGGCGGAGACCGCATCTGGCTTTCCTTAAGAAGCGGAGGGGCAGTTCATGAATAG
- a CDS encoding type IV pilus twitching motility protein PilT, whose amino-acid sequence MKVKDLLSAAVAQKASDIFLVPGMPFSYKIGSRIINQNEEKLSSAQMEVLITELYELAGNRTMEKVREHGDDDFSFALPGVSRFRSSIFRQRGSLAAVIRVVTFELPDYRTLHIPEVVMEVARMTKGFVLVTGPAGSGKTTTLACIIDKINNTRNSHVITLEDPLEYLHRHKKSVVTQREVTTDTDSYVTGLRAALRQAPDVILVGEMRDYETIRIAMTAAETGHLVISTLHTVGAANTIDRIIDNFPPNQQQQIRMQLSMVVQAVVSQQLIPAVDGSVYPAFEIMFFNNAIRNMIRESKTHQIDSVIATGQGEGMISMDTSILNLYKEGKITRENAIIYSGNSELMAKKIDRGL is encoded by the coding sequence ATGAAAGTAAAAGATTTGTTAAGTGCTGCTGTGGCGCAGAAAGCATCGGATATTTTCCTGGTGCCAGGTATGCCGTTTTCATATAAAATAGGAAGCAGGATCATAAATCAGAATGAAGAAAAGCTATCTTCGGCTCAAATGGAGGTATTGATCACTGAATTGTATGAGTTGGCGGGAAACAGAACCATGGAGAAGGTGCGGGAGCATGGGGATGATGATTTTTCCTTTGCCCTTCCCGGGGTTTCCAGGTTTCGTTCCAGCATATTCCGTCAGAGAGGTTCCCTTGCAGCGGTGATCCGGGTGGTGACCTTTGAACTGCCTGATTACAGAACGCTTCATATTCCTGAGGTTGTTATGGAGGTTGCCAGGATGACAAAGGGATTTGTCCTGGTCACAGGGCCGGCGGGAAGCGGTAAGACTACCACTCTGGCCTGTATCATTGACAAGATCAATAATACCCGCAACTCCCATGTGATCACTTTGGAAGATCCTCTTGAATATCTGCACCGCCATAAGAAGAGCGTGGTGACTCAGAGGGAGGTAACCACAGACACGGACAGCTATGTGACCGGCCTTCGGGCGGCTCTGCGCCAGGCTCCGGATGTGATCCTTGTGGGTGAGATGAGGGATTATGAAACCATACGGATCGCTATGACAGCAGCAGAAACCGGTCATCTGGTGATTTCAACCCTGCATACGGTGGGAGCGGCCAATACCATTGACCGCATCATTGATAACTTCCCGCCAAACCAGCAGCAGCAGATCCGGATGCAGCTTTCCATGGTAGTTCAGGCCGTGGTCTCCCAGCAGCTGATCCCTGCTGTGGATGGAAGTGTCTATCCGGCATTTGAAATTATGTTTTTCAATAATGCCATCCGGAATATGATCCGCGAGTCCAAAACCCATCAGATTGATTCTGTAATCGCCACCGGCCAGGGAGAAGGTATGATTTCCATGGATACCAGTATATTAAATTTATATAAAGAAGGAAAGATCACAAGAGAAAACGCCATCATCTACAGCGGAAACAGTGAATTGATGGCAAAAAAAATCGATCGTGGACTGTAA
- a CDS encoding L-lactate dehydrogenase, whose amino-acid sequence MRTDKRKIVLVGTGMVGMSYAYSLLNQGVCDELVLIDINRKRAEGEAMDLNHGLAFSASHMKIYAGEYKDCSDADIVVICAGVAQKSGETRLDLLKRNAAVFRSIVQPVTESGFNGVFLVATNPVDIMTRITYSLSGFNPKRVIGSGTTLDTARLRYLLGDSLRVDPRNVHAYVMGEHGDSEFVPWSQAMIATKPILSLCEEEGMVCRSELERIEDEVRGAAYRIIEAKQATYYGIGMALTRITRAILGDENSVFTVSAMLRGEYGQSEVYAGVPCIINKNGIQRIISLSLTDEEMKQFQNSCDTLRDSFDGIL is encoded by the coding sequence ATGAGAACAGATAAAAGAAAAATTGTATTAGTCGGTACAGGCATGGTCGGAATGAGTTATGCCTATTCCCTTTTGAACCAGGGAGTTTGCGATGAACTTGTTTTGATTGACATCAACCGGAAAAGAGCGGAGGGCGAGGCAATGGACTTAAACCATGGACTTGCTTTTTCAGCATCCCATATGAAGATTTATGCAGGAGAATACAAAGACTGCTCGGATGCGGACATTGTTGTGATCTGCGCTGGGGTAGCCCAGAAGTCCGGCGAGACAAGGCTTGATTTGCTAAAGCGTAATGCAGCCGTATTCCGGTCCATTGTGCAGCCGGTAACGGAATCGGGCTTTAACGGGGTTTTCCTGGTGGCGACTAATCCGGTGGATATCATGACAAGAATTACCTATTCGTTGTCAGGCTTTAATCCCAAGCGGGTGATTGGAAGCGGCACGACTCTCGATACTGCCAGGCTCCGTTATTTGTTAGGGGATTCCTTGCGGGTAGATCCAAGAAATGTCCATGCCTATGTCATGGGAGAGCACGGAGACAGTGAGTTTGTGCCCTGGAGCCAGGCCATGATCGCCACAAAGCCCATTCTGTCCCTTTGCGAAGAGGAGGGCATGGTATGCAGGAGTGAACTGGAACGGATCGAAGACGAGGTCCGGGGAGCCGCTTACCGGATCATTGAGGCCAAGCAGGCCACTTATTATGGGATCGGCATGGCACTCACCAGGATCACCAGGGCTATCCTCGGGGATGAAAACAGCGTTTTTACGGTATCTGCTATGCTGAGGGGAGAATATGGGCAGTCTGAGGTATATGCAGGAGTCCCCTGTATCATCAATAAAAACGGGATTCAGAGGATCATTTCCCTGTCATTAACGGATGAAGAGATGAAACAGTTTCAAAATTCGTGTGATACCCTTCGTGATAGTTTTGATGGCATATTATAA
- a CDS encoding transglycosylase domain-containing protein codes for MAKHKKKRKSPWSIFFRPIKVILFVFLGVMVLGCLAGGIVFLKYQNEIMACKEKADTIISKTVKTDFSQPTDTRIYDSAGTLIGTINSGHYEYVPISGISKNLQNAYVAQEDRRFYKHHGIDYKGLMRAGVVYLKNKGKATQGGSTITQQVIKNTYLTQEKTIQRKLTEFFAAPRMEDKYSKSDILEFYCNTNFFANRCYGVSEASRYYFDKEAKDLTVWEAATLAGISNNPSRYDPVAHPENATWKRNQIIDNMALCKFITEEEKENAKAQPLTVAKIYEPGTKENYLTSYAIHCAALELMKNEDFVFQYVFNNQASYESYREQYQELYQAKSDMIRNGGFEIHTSLETPIQNSLQEIIDNRLKGFKDLQENGKFALQGAAVCIDNQTGYVVAIVGGRGTDDEYNRGFLSKRQPGSTIKPLIDYAPAFETGYYYPSRLVNDHLFDKGPKNSGGKYFGNISVREALNRSLNTVAWQVLGDIGVDKGISYLGKMHFAGISYMDNGNSSMSIGGFTEGARVVDMARGYSVLANKGLYSNKTCIVSLESQYDGEIYNGNQADERIFTEDTAYMITDVLKGTLDKPYGTGNGLGLGVPAAGKTGTTNSNKDTWFCGYTKHYTTAVWVGYDTPKAMPGVYGKTYSGKIWQEFMAGINDGLPVLDWDMPATVSLKNVDSTGEKTDAETGRKDLFSSVAEQTAKANGSKWKEEEERKKLEAQAQREQDASKEARQAVEQTVSALQSLIGELSALSHRDSSTDETISTAYTLLDQLAGTEYYDGLKTQLDEAASHASSLPWQEDSSGKPQEIGPGVTKPKETVPPVFPGDMDSDEDYAPGFGPGGPDSGAQAVGPGME; via the coding sequence ATGGCAAAACATAAAAAGAAACGAAAAAGTCCATGGTCCATATTCTTTCGGCCCATTAAAGTCATTCTTTTCGTATTTCTGGGAGTCATGGTTTTAGGATGCCTTGCCGGCGGCATTGTATTCTTAAAATATCAGAATGAGATTATGGCCTGCAAAGAAAAAGCGGATACCATTATAAGCAAGACGGTCAAGACTGATTTTTCCCAGCCAACGGATACGAGAATCTATGATTCTGCCGGAACTTTGATCGGAACTATCAATTCCGGTCACTATGAATATGTCCCGATTTCAGGGATCAGCAAGAATCTTCAGAATGCCTATGTAGCCCAGGAGGACAGAAGATTTTATAAGCATCATGGCATCGACTACAAGGGGTTAATGCGTGCAGGTGTCGTATACTTAAAAAACAAAGGGAAAGCCACCCAGGGAGGAAGCACCATCACCCAGCAGGTGATTAAGAATACCTATCTGACCCAGGAGAAGACGATCCAGAGAAAGCTGACCGAATTTTTTGCAGCCCCGCGCATGGAGGATAAGTATTCCAAGTCAGACATCCTGGAATTTTACTGCAATACCAATTTCTTTGCCAACCGGTGTTACGGCGTATCAGAGGCCAGCCGCTATTATTTTGATAAGGAAGCAAAGGATTTAACCGTGTGGGAGGCGGCTACCTTAGCGGGAATCAGCAATAATCCGTCAAGGTATGATCCGGTGGCCCATCCGGAAAACGCAACGTGGAAGAGGAACCAGATCATCGATAATATGGCTCTCTGTAAGTTTATTACGGAAGAGGAAAAGGAAAACGCCAAGGCCCAGCCTTTGACAGTTGCTAAGATCTATGAGCCGGGAACAAAGGAAAATTATCTGACAAGCTATGCCATACACTGCGCTGCTTTGGAATTAATGAAGAACGAAGATTTTGTTTTCCAGTATGTTTTTAATAACCAGGCTTCTTATGAATCTTATAGAGAACAGTACCAGGAACTTTATCAGGCAAAGAGTGATATGATCCGAAACGGAGGCTTTGAAATACATACCAGCCTGGAGACACCTATCCAGAACTCCTTGCAGGAGATTATTGACAACCGGCTGAAAGGCTTTAAGGATCTGCAGGAGAATGGGAAATTCGCCTTACAGGGGGCAGCGGTATGCATTGACAACCAGACCGGATATGTGGTGGCAATTGTGGGCGGCCGGGGTACGGATGATGAGTACAACCGGGGATTCCTAAGCAAGCGTCAGCCAGGATCTACCATAAAGCCGCTGATCGATTATGCTCCTGCCTTTGAAACTGGATATTATTATCCCTCCAGGCTGGTGAATGACCATCTGTTTGATAAAGGGCCCAAAAACAGCGGAGGAAAATATTTTGGCAATATTTCCGTAAGAGAGGCATTGAACCGAAGTCTTAATACGGTGGCCTGGCAGGTGCTGGGAGACATCGGCGTTGACAAAGGCATAAGCTATCTGGGAAAGATGCATTTTGCAGGTATAAGCTATATGGATAACGGAAACAGCAGTATGAGCATCGGAGGCTTTACCGAAGGCGCCAGAGTGGTGGATATGGCAAGGGGATACTCCGTTTTGGCGAACAAAGGGCTGTACAGCAATAAAACATGTATCGTCAGCTTAGAAAGCCAGTATGACGGCGAGATATACAATGGAAACCAGGCGGATGAAAGAATATTTACGGAAGATACCGCTTACATGATCACCGATGTGTTAAAGGGTACTCTGGATAAGCCTTACGGAACAGGCAATGGCCTGGGTCTTGGAGTTCCGGCTGCTGGAAAGACCGGAACCACCAACAGCAATAAAGATACCTGGTTTTGCGGGTATACAAAGCATTATACAACAGCTGTCTGGGTAGGATATGACACTCCAAAGGCTATGCCAGGAGTTTACGGTAAAACCTATTCGGGAAAGATCTGGCAGGAATTTATGGCAGGAATAAACGATGGGCTTCCGGTTCTGGATTGGGATATGCCGGCAACCGTTTCCCTTAAGAATGTGGATTCCACAGGGGAAAAAACCGACGCTGAAACAGGAAGGAAGGATCTGTTTTCTTCTGTTGCAGAACAAACGGCCAAAGCCAATGGAAGTAAATGGAAGGAAGAGGAAGAACGTAAAAAGCTGGAGGCCCAGGCCCAGAGAGAGCAAGATGCTTCCAAAGAAGCCAGGCAGGCGGTGGAGCAGACAGTTTCTGCCCTTCAGTCCCTGATCGGAGAACTATCTGCACTGAGCCACAGGGACAGCTCTACTGATGAAACCATAAGCACTGCTTACACCCTTTTAGACCAGCTGGCTGGCACCGAATATTATGATGGGTTGAAGACTCAGCTTGATGAGGCGGCAAGCCATGCCTCATCCCTGCCCTGGCAGGAGGATTCTTCCGGGAAGCCCCAGGAGATCGGTCCGGGAGTCACCAAGCCGAAGGAAACGGTTCCTCCGGTTTTTCCTGGGGATATGGATTCAGATGAGGATTATGCCCCCGGCTTTGGTCCGGGAGGCCCTGATTCCGGTGCACAGGCAGTAGGGCCGGGTATGGAATAA